Part of the Aciduliprofundum boonei T469 genome is shown below.
TCTTAAGCATATAAGGGTGACTATTTTCGATGAATATGGTATACCCCATGCTACAACTTTCACCAACGATACAGGATATTTCAAACTTCTATCTGTAGCAGGGAACATAACCTTGGTGGCATCTACAGATGGACATTATGATAAGCTAAGGATGATTGATAAAACAATTCTATATCACACCTTGATTAATGTAAGCCAAGAGCAGGCAATGCGCTTAAAACCCAATTTTGTGATCACAAAGAATATTACAATAAAACCCGCAACCCTCGATGGCGTTGTTTACTACGATATGAACCATAATAATAAATTTGATAAGGGAGATATAAAGCTCAATAATGCAACATTTATTTTGGAGAACTCAACTTACGGTTACCATGTTTCTGTACCAATAAAGAACGGAGAATATCAGATTAAAGATATCCCACCACACGAATACAATGTGAATTTGATTATAAATGGTAAAATGTTTAAGGATGTTGAAAAAGTTACACTCAATACAGGTATGGCTTTAACAAAAGATATTGCTCTTAAGCCATCATTCATCAAGGGTTCTGTTACATATACAAATGGCACACCTGCAGCAAATGCAACAATTAAACTTACTGGCTTATATTCAAAATATACGGCTCATACAGACCAGAACGGTAGCTTCAAAGTGCTTGTTGTGCCAGACAATTATACATTGGTCGCAAGCAAGCAGGATTATTACTCAAAGAAATTTGATGCTGCTGTTAGTAACTGGAATATGACTGTGAATGAGAACATTACGCTTACAAAGGGATACACGCTCAGCGGCCATGTGGTTTACAATGGGGTGCCTATAGAAAGTGCAGTTGTGAAGGTAAAAAGTATAACTGAATACAATGTTTATATTGCTCAAACAGATAAAAATGGAGATTTCCGATTACACCTGCCGGGAGGGATATATACAATATACATACTCACCACTTATCAAAATTACAAGATCGCCTATGTTGGCGTATTGTCTTTAAATCAAGATACTTCAAAAGTCATGAGAATGGAAAGAGCATACGCACTATATGGTAAAATTACATCTAAAGAAAAAACCGTTGGAGATATTGAGATCTCGCCCTTCAAAGGTGAGACTTTCTCAATGTGGTTCGCAAATCAGACTGGTTATTTCTATATATATCTCCCAGAGGGAACATACTCTATAGGATTCTTAGGATTTAACAATAGCTATAAGCCATTGTTCAGCAGGGCAATCATACATCTTAACAAGGATACCGAAATAAATCCAATCTTGCAAATGGCAGAGACAATAAAAGGCTATGTATATGCGGGTAAAAATCAAACACTAAAGAATGGGGTAGTTATGCTGAAAGATGATAAGGGTTATTATGAAGTACGCAGCATACCCCCAGACGGAGAATTTACCCTGGGCTCAACAATAAATTATCAGTTGGACGCATTGGTATATGGATATCATATAACCAAAGTATACACCCAAGGAAACAAAAAGATTATAAAAGCATCTCCAAATGAGGTGGAAATTAGAGGAAATATCTATGTGAACAATGCAACAAATAGAGTGCCTTTGACAATTAAGTTTATATCTTCTAACAGAACATACACATTAACACATGTGATTGAGAGATATTCTATAAAAGTCTTGCCAGGAGATTACACAATCGAAATTGTAGGTAACAACATAGAATATGTCTATGGAAAAATAGTGGCAAAGGCAGAGGTTGGCGAGGCACTGTTACAAAAGGACCTTCACATAAAGGCGCTCGCCCATGTGAATATAGTTTCTCAGGCGGATGTGGTTTACTGGTATCAAAATGGAACATTGGTGAAAACTGGAAAGGTTGTGGATATTGCCCCTGGAACATACACATTGTATTTAAGAAATTATGAGAATGCAAGGATAGTAAGAGTAAGTATAACACAAAATACCACTATTGAGGTAAATCTTAAAAGTGCTCACTTTGTAAATATAAAGCAAGAGAACTTCACCTACATGCTCCCAGTTAAAATATCCTCCCCTGCGGGAAATATCACATGGAAGACCCCAACAATAGCATTGCCTGCTGGGCATTATACATTTACCATAAAGGTAAAGAAGATGGTCTGGGGTAAATATTATCTCTATTTCAGTCAAGTTGATGAATACATAAGCGGCACAACTACCATAGTGTTGCATGTAACTACAACTCAGATCCTATCCAAGGTATCTGGCATTGTAACAATTGATAACCGTGGAGCTGCAAATGCAATAATAAAATTCGTACCTTCAAATTCTGAGTTGCAAAATGTAACCGTTACCACAGATTCAGCTGGATATTATACAGCAAAACTAACTCCAGGAGATTATATGGTCTATTCATACTATGTGATGGGTGGTAAAAAGTACGCTTATATTGGAGAGATAAATGCTCAAAATTCCCAGAACCTCAATATTGAATTCCAAAAGGGCTACTTGCTCTACGGTGGAGTGTATCTAAACAACTCAAAGGTCTCAGTTATGGTAAATATAGAAACTCCTTACGGCACACTTAGTTATAAGGCAAATGGATACTATTATGCAATACTCCCTCAAAACAATTACACGGTAAGTGCCAGCACATACCGTATAGAGTATGGACAAAAAGTAGATTACAAATTCACAAAGAAAGTTAATCTCACGGCAGATACCTCTTTGGATGTTAGGCTTCAAAGACAGAATGTGCATATGATTACCGTTGATATATTGGGTTATGATAAGAATGTAGAGCCCTACAAGAATATGTGGATGTTAGTCAAACTTAAGAACACTGGAAACTCTCCTGAAAATGTTAAATTCGAGGTATTTGGACAGTGGAAGATAGTCAATCCACAGAGCTATAAAATGATACCTGGAGATGTTAAAGTCGTGAGTTTGGGTCTTAAAGTGCCTTTAATCAAAGCTGGAGATAACGAAGTGCATCTAAGGGTTAAATATACACAGTTCACAGACAAGTACTTCCATGTGAATGTGGCAAAGTACTATAATACCTCAGCAAATTATTCCCTCGTTTCTTGGAATGAAAATGCCCTCATATACAGAATAAAGGTTACGAACAATGGAAATACCTGGGTAAATTACACATTCTCTGTTCTCAATTCTAAGGAGCTGGAGACGAGGGGATGGGTCGTCAAAATCTATGGGAAGTTGGGCGAAACAAATCATCTTAATGTATCTTCTAACAGCGAGGGTTCTATAGAGGTAAGAATAGAAGCAACAAAGAGTAGACCAGGCACCTCTGTGCCGGTACAGATTGTGGTAAAGGGAATGGGCAAGAGCATCCTAGTAAACCTGCCTCTGAAAGAAACATACATTAAAACATCCTCAGTTTACATCCAAGCTCCAGGAATTACAAACTACACATCCTTTGAAATGCAATCTTCCTGGTATGTTCTTTGGGGCCTTACAATTGCAACCTTCGTGGCGTTCATAATATTCTGGAGGTGGAAGAAGTGAAGAAAATAATTAGTGTTCTTCTATTTACCCTCCTATTTGTTACATTCATACCCACGGGAGCACACGCATCCCAACTGAGTATACACATAGATGGGCCCACCGTACTGGGAACAAATCAAACTGCTCAATACAAAGTTTATGTGGAAGGATACTTCCACCTATTCAGATGCGGTATTATAATGAGTGGATATAATCTTACAGGAGCAAAACCCACCAATTTCTTTGTAACATCAAGTGATAATGGACATTTTGTATTCAATGTCACCGCACCCAATGTGCCTCAAACGATATATCTCTACTTTGAAGCCTATGGAATGAAAAACTCAACCACTATAGGAGCAAGAGCTTCAAGGGAGTTAAGCATACAAGTGAAAAAGGCAATGGATATAAAGGTCAAAATAAAAAATACGGAGGATTACGACCTTTACAATACCGTCTTATCTTTCTACCTAGATGGCAGGTATATTGGAAATACAACAGTAAATGTCATCAAAGCAAATTCAACCAAGGATGTTGTTTACAAGTGGATACCAAACGGACTATACGATGGAGAACATACTCTCACAGTTAAGATCTCTGGAAAAGGCGTTGTATTTGAAAATGACCAGCAGACATACCAATACAAATTCTACTATGGGACTCCACCATCATACGATTACATAACATATATGAGTTGGGGTCTGCTAATTATCGTATCCACCCTATTTGCCCTGTTTTTCCTGGGTAAAAAAGGAAAAAAGAGTGGCCCCGCACCAAAGTGGAAAAAATAATTCAACCCATTTTTCTAACAAATTTTATCCATCTCTTTTTATCTTCAATCTCATCGGTATGTCCATACTCTTTTAAGAATAGCACAATTCTCCTCAAAACTATCGCTTTCTCCACAATGTCTTCAGGCACATCCTCCATTCTCTTTATCTCATCCCTGAGAGAGTCATAAAGTGCTTCATACTTTAAAAGAGTTCGTTCTGATGGCTCTTCTATCTCCTTCTTGGGATAATACATTTCTCCAAACACCTCAATTTTTTCTGGAATATCTATAGAAAGAACATTTACCAAGTTGTCTATTTTCTTAAGAGCTTCCTCACTTTTCATTTTCATTCCTTACCTTGTTAATAGCTTCTTTTAGAGTTAGCTCTCCCAAAGCAACCTTCTTTGCAAGAATCCGAGATATTGTTATCTTGCCATTGCTCTCAATTCTGCTTTTTCTCTGAATATCTTTCAAATAACCCTCTTTTACCACAATATTCAGTTTTTCTCTAACTCTCTTACCCCTCGTAAACGCAATTACCTTAGCAGATTCCACATCCTTATTTGTTATTACCTCAGATGTATTCTTTTCATCAACTAACTCAATTGGATAATGCTCCACTAATGAATTTATTATCCTGTTTCTGTTGGTTATATCTCCATCACCTATCCTTATCAGAAAAATTTGAGGAGAGTAACCATAGTATATGCTGTCTATTAACCCTTTAACCTCTGATACTGATGATAACTGAATTTCTTCAACTACAACCCCATCCCCTATAACCGCAATGCCTGGCTTTGGACCAGGATCTATGCCTACCACAAGTTTCATAAATCTCTTTTTTCCATACAAATAGGACTTTAATCTACGAATGCACTCTTTTGCTTCATAACATAAAACACAATTTTCGCCATCAAAATAATCTGTGAGTACCACATCGTAATTCTTTACATATCTCTCTCCACCTATAACTTCAAATCTTCTGCCCATCTCTTTAAGCTCTTTTTCCACTAGATACTCCAATTTTAAATTCTTCATTATTATCCCAATTCTCACAAATTATTGTAAATGTTGCTAATATTTTAAACTAGCGGGTTGAGCTTTAAATATGTGTTTTCCATGCATCAATAATGAACGGCTGGCTCGTGGCACTGCTTTTGATTATAGTATGGATTGCTATCATCTACGCTCTTAAAAAACTCAAAAAGATAGGTGGAGCTATTTCTCTCTACGGGCCAGCACTTATGATAAAAACAAAAAGGGGATTAGGGTGGGTTAAAAAAATTGCAAAATCAAAATTCTGGCTCCATTACGGAACCTTTGGAGTTATCCTATCATTATTTATGATGCTTGCAGTATTTCTATTAGTTCTGTGGCAGGCATTTCTCGTTACCACAATTCCTTCCACAAAAGCACCCTCACCCCTCCAAGTTTTAGGAATACCTGGGATAAACCCCATCATACCTATATGGTATGGCATTCTAGGTCTCGTAGTAGCCATACTAATCCACGAATTTTCTCACGGGTTCTTAGTTGCTGCCCAAAAACTCAAACTTCTTTCCATAGGAGTACTTTTATTCATATTTCCAATAGGCGCCTTTGTGGAGCCGGATGAAGACGAGCTTATGAAGACCACGAAAAAGAAGAGAATGCGCGTTTTTGCGGCTGGCCCAACATCCAATATAATCCTTGCCATCGTTATATTTATAATTCTGGCTCTTATGATTGGCGGCATAACACCAAAGTACGATAACTATTATGTTGCCTCAAATTTCGAGGAAAATCCCAATTTCCACGCACTACCAGTGGGCACTGTAATCCTTGAAATCAATGGAACAAAGATAGACAATTACAACGATTTCATGAATGTATCAGCCCCCTTGCCCGGAAAGATGGTAAATATGAAAATTTATAATGGAAAGGTGGAAAACATAAGCGTTTACAGCGGAGTCATAGTTTCTTCCACCTTGAAAAATTACCCAGCATACGAGGCAGGCATTAGGCCCGGATGGATATTTTACAGCATAAATGGAACGGTAATAAGAAACGAGGAGCAATTTTTAGAGGTGATGAACAAAACAAGAAGCAATGTACCTGTCCACATAAGTATGTTTAAGCCACC
Proteins encoded:
- a CDS encoding CARDB domain-containing protein, whose product is MKKIISVLLFTLLFVTFIPTGAHASQLSIHIDGPTVLGTNQTAQYKVYVEGYFHLFRCGIIMSGYNLTGAKPTNFFVTSSDNGHFVFNVTAPNVPQTIYLYFEAYGMKNSTTIGARASRELSIQVKKAMDIKVKIKNTEDYDLYNTVLSFYLDGRYIGNTTVNVIKANSTKDVVYKWIPNGLYDGEHTLTVKISGKGVVFENDQQTYQYKFYYGTPPSYDYITYMSWGLLIIVSTLFALFFLGKKGKKSGPAPKWKK
- a CDS encoding carboxypeptidase regulatory-like domain-containing protein, with translation MLRNKFKFDINRTTVLVVVALASIMALGFFIRVYWAIGPSIQYGYSVSGGSDSYYHERILNYILTSKHQLLNDPMLNYPMGLDNPRPPLFHWAIILASMIFYPFLNAYDSAVLMLILFPAIWGTLTLIPVYLLGKEAFNRKVGLVAAFFLAIMPANIMRSVATQADWDAFDLFFITWMFYFFLIALKTTKSKNWIKNWFNKDDLKHGVSVFIRENKKPIVYSALAGASLGALALAWKGYTYALSILAIYLVIQVIINRLRNRSNFHILVFTAIYTIVGFLMAFPWYFVTHRLGSWYEIPLIVILIPLFTALYFEMTSKYPWPFVFLAGGIGFGVFAVILNVFFPDVWGKLVSGQGYFVHSKLYSTIAEAQPATMGVLSMSFGIGIFLLSITGVFYLIYLLKKRLSEHYIFFVIYTSIAIFMAISAARFMFNASPPVALTAAVSLIWLIDLVDIKKSMEEFKKYRGSWRKALKRNIKISQITVILVIAFLVIFPTVWYAVDAGIPYETKDKFDKQIYNSMPSFMRPNETTYNKSSPWYLGAFGYSIPKPEYPWQRAWKWLSEQDNSTPPKDRPAFLSWWDYGFQAVAQGKHPTVADNFQDAYRFAAQVITAQNESEVISLFIARFLEADFHKNGGTLSQPIMNALIKYAGQDKANKIIDILNDPDKYRRIIIENPQIYGLYSNDIDSKNALYVAIKGTLAYLPQNKLISMYDAIRNSTGWDIRYFAVDYRLFPFSGMRTGIFYAPAKLGDRRIYQAGGTVVPYDFYDLKAVDANGNTYDIDKVPANAQIVSYKIIYKPMFYHSLLYRTFIGYSGEDIGKGNGIPGFSPDLGSYQPMQAWNMTHFKLVYKTAYWNPYKDYKNHTKAWKPIPIELALKYKREGKGTVELNPPAYQVLPNDVVIVKFYEGAVIQGYIRLSTGEPLKHIRVTIFDEYGIPHATTFTNDTGYFKLLSVAGNITLVASTDGHYDKLRMIDKTILYHTLINVSQEQAMRLKPNFVITKNITIKPATLDGVVYYDMNHNNKFDKGDIKLNNATFILENSTYGYHVSVPIKNGEYQIKDIPPHEYNVNLIINGKMFKDVEKVTLNTGMALTKDIALKPSFIKGSVTYTNGTPAANATIKLTGLYSKYTAHTDQNGSFKVLVVPDNYTLVASKQDYYSKKFDAAVSNWNMTVNENITLTKGYTLSGHVVYNGVPIESAVVKVKSITEYNVYIAQTDKNGDFRLHLPGGIYTIYILTTYQNYKIAYVGVLSLNQDTSKVMRMERAYALYGKITSKEKTVGDIEISPFKGETFSMWFANQTGYFYIYLPEGTYSIGFLGFNNSYKPLFSRAIIHLNKDTEINPILQMAETIKGYVYAGKNQTLKNGVVMLKDDKGYYEVRSIPPDGEFTLGSTINYQLDALVYGYHITKVYTQGNKKIIKASPNEVEIRGNIYVNNATNRVPLTIKFISSNRTYTLTHVIERYSIKVLPGDYTIEIVGNNIEYVYGKIVAKAEVGEALLQKDLHIKALAHVNIVSQADVVYWYQNGTLVKTGKVVDIAPGTYTLYLRNYENARIVRVSITQNTTIEVNLKSAHFVNIKQENFTYMLPVKISSPAGNITWKTPTIALPAGHYTFTIKVKKMVWGKYYLYFSQVDEYISGTTTIVLHVTTTQILSKVSGIVTIDNRGAANAIIKFVPSNSELQNVTVTTDSAGYYTAKLTPGDYMVYSYYVMGGKKYAYIGEINAQNSQNLNIEFQKGYLLYGGVYLNNSKVSVMVNIETPYGTLSYKANGYYYAILPQNNYTVSASTYRIEYGQKVDYKFTKKVNLTADTSLDVRLQRQNVHMITVDILGYDKNVEPYKNMWMLVKLKNTGNSPENVKFEVFGQWKIVNPQSYKMIPGDVKVVSLGLKVPLIKAGDNEVHLRVKYTQFTDKYFHVNVAKYYNTSANYSLVSWNENALIYRIKVTNNGNTWVNYTFSVLNSKELETRGWVVKIYGKLGETNHLNVSSNSEGSIEVRIEATKSRPGTSVPVQIVVKGMGKSILVNLPLKETYIKTSSVYIQAPGITNYTSFEMQSSWYVLWGLTIATFVAFIIFWRWKK
- a CDS encoding site-2 protease family protein; translation: MNGWLVALLLIIVWIAIIYALKKLKKIGGAISLYGPALMIKTKRGLGWVKKIAKSKFWLHYGTFGVILSLFMMLAVFLLVLWQAFLVTTIPSTKAPSPLQVLGIPGINPIIPIWYGILGLVVAILIHEFSHGFLVAAQKLKLLSIGVLLFIFPIGAFVEPDEDELMKTTKKKRMRVFAAGPTSNIILAIVIFIILALMIGGITPKYDNYYVASNFEENPNFHALPVGTVILEINGTKIDNYNDFMNVSAPLPGKMVNMKIYNGKVENISVYSGVIVSSTLKNYPAYEAGIRPGWIFYSINGTVIRNEEQFLEVMNKTRSNVPVHISMFKPPNHWLNVTVVLADKYDYFEKYAPQLNKEYYKGKGFLGINAEYLGVGLGDPYYLKALLSNPYANAKSLQDFFRASMAYIALPFLGLMPFPHTLQHLYSVPFSGFWIVVNSLYWIFWLNLMLGMTNLLPAVPLDGGYIFKDFMTYIGEKLRLKNPKNFGNSITLLFSFLVLFLILWQFIGPRIH